The stretch of DNA CGCGCCGTTTCGCGAAGCGAACAACGTGCGCATCGAGGTCACCGGCATCGCCACACCGGACGACACCATGCTCTTCCTGCGCGCGGGCGGGGTGGGGCTGTATGACATCGTCGCGCCGGTGATCGGCCTGGTCGCGCCCTTGGGAGAAGCGGGACTGCTGGCTCCGCTCGATCCCGGGCTGATACCGAATGCGTCCGGGCTGTTCTCTCAGTTTCAGGATCTCCCGGAGACCCGATCCGGTGATGATCTGTTCGGCATTCCACTGCTTTGGGGCACCTTCACCCTCGCCTATGCCGCCGGTCAGGCCAGCGCGCCGGATGATTGGCAGGCGCTACTCGACGCGGCGTACACGGACCAGTTGGTCATGCCAGACGATGGACTTGGACATTTCTGGATCTGGAATTGGGCGCGCGGCGCGGGCGATCCCACCCGCGTCAGTAAGGATTTCCTGGCAGAAACCGCCGATGTCCTAATCCTTCTCAAACAGGACCGAGCGATATCGTTCGGGGGAAGCACGTACGACACCATGATGAAGGTTGCCAATGGGACCGGCCGGTTTTCGACGATTGGCTGGCAGTCGGCATCCCTGTTGACCACACAGAAGCAGCAAGCCCTCGCCACTGCGCTTCCGACCCCGGGCGGCGCCAGCTTCTGCGACTGTATCTCCATGGTGACGAACTCCCACGATCCGGAGTTGGCTCAGCAATTCATCGACTACATGATCTCGCCAGTCGCCCAGCGCGACCTGGTCGATAGCACCCGTTGGGCCACCGTGGCGCAAGGCGCGCCGCCGATGATCCAACCCGACATCGCTGCCCTCTATCCGTATGACGATATCGATGGCTGGCTCGCCACGGCGCCTGTTCGTGGCTACCCGCCCGTTTCAGCCGATGGCGACATTGCGACGTATCTCGACTGGATCATCGCGTGGGACCGTGTCCGGCAGGCCAAGCTCTAGCTGACTGCTCAAGTCCGTAAGCAGGGAGCCCGACGCAGCTTCGAGTCGTCTCATGACCGAAATCACAGGACTCAGGGCGCGGTCTGGCATACTTTCGGGTCGAGAATAGCCGCGCGCAGGAGCACCAACGCCGTCCATGGATCAGCAAACCGCCATACCGAATCCTCTGTGTGAAGTGGGGCGCACCCACCCCCGAGACAAACACCGCATGAAGCCAGTCGAGGGGTATTCCACCGTTTGGGAATGCACCAAGCACGGTATCTACGCCACGGTGCTGCCAGAAGAAGTCGCCGACGCGATCGAACGCGGTTCGGCGTACACCATGCACAACGGAGAGCAAGGTGTGGCCGGGCGTACGGGCGATGACCGCCCGGGCGGTATCGTCTTCTACTACCGGCCGGAGCGCGGATAGCTCGCCCGCATGCGCTTTGCCCTGTCGTTCGAACATCGCGACTGGGCGCGCGGCGGCGCGGCGAACGCCACCCTGCAGCTCGCGCAAGAAGCCGATGCGGCGGGGTTCGACGCCATCTGGGTAACCGAGGATCCTGACGGCTGGGACGCCTTCGCGTTGCTTGGCGCCATCTCGCAGCGAACCGAACGGATCGCGCTTGGTACGGGCGTCACCAATCCGTATCTGCGGCATCCCAATCTGATCGCAGCCTCGGTCGCGACACTCG from Thermomicrobiales bacterium encodes:
- a CDS encoding PotD/PotF family extracellular solute-binding protein, which codes for MGSRLSRRQFTAGVLTAGAGLTRPSLHARAQDEQRVLRILGWPSYFSDEITAPFREANNVRIEVTGIATPDDTMLFLRAGGVGLYDIVAPVIGLVAPLGEAGLLAPLDPGLIPNASGLFSQFQDLPETRSGDDLFGIPLLWGTFTLAYAAGQASAPDDWQALLDAAYTDQLVMPDDGLGHFWIWNWARGAGDPTRVSKDFLAETADVLILLKQDRAISFGGSTYDTMMKVANGTGRFSTIGWQSASLLTTQKQQALATALPTPGGASFCDCISMVTNSHDPELAQQFIDYMISPVAQRDLVDSTRWATVAQGAPPMIQPDIAALYPYDDIDGWLATAPVRGYPPVSADGDIATYLDWIIAWDRVRQAKL